From a region of the Neodiprion fabricii isolate iyNeoFabr1 chromosome 7, iyNeoFabr1.1, whole genome shotgun sequence genome:
- the LOC124186086 gene encoding serine/arginine repetitive matrix protein 1-like isoform X3 encodes MLHRNTSSRRRRASRNAANSPQGNPTSVSPASTRGRRASVAAERPTALATLSNNGNLSERSPRGSIVPDIALEDDKTAEASQETVCQRIAQDIDLGKSVRGGQLLQPEPNRSPRNSPIPDECSRNSRSSSICEANRSPRNSLTPEASRSPRNSFALDATIGRSPRHSLTPDVAPSPRNPFLSDPARLGYDRSPRNSLVPEVNRGKRNAASPVEATAQGTRNWFFFTENSAYAPSSRHPRASDAEPDHRGSVANLEYDPSTPELRTTPRSNAGPPVDASRNPRGSAVQESINRSPRSSITPEPNRFPRGSICPESNRSPRGSIVGPHESNRSPRGSIAVGQVDRNQIETDNRSPRGSIGTRDAERNNRGSLGGSQDRRSPRGSLTFLEPRRASADQGTSRTRSTSPCRQNERQINAAGNPRCIGNYGAQANLGYGTNAWADSRRASSSVSQFSGDESRRLCGGASSVTEKGVIDPDTLAVATYGSLAFQLKDAHLEAGSTCDFVSRALGVIGKTLGVTICLACLSAMPPVMLIMGNFWILNIKWPDYAPTLFEPNRWCDKSLYIFSLVHLCIVYAALAASILAAAALAVCRILSCPWPDRKIGERVLWVELGNGHGTFQRIEP; translated from the exons ATGCTCCACCGCAACACATCATCGAGACGACGCCGGGCGTCGCGCAACGCCGCCAACTCTCCTCAGGGCAATCCAACCTCGGTATCACCTGCTAGCACGAGAGGTCGTCGTGCGTCGGTGGCAGCGGAGAGACCGACGGCTCTGGCGACTCTCTCAAACAACGGGAACCTTTCCGAAAGATCACCCAGAGGCAGTATTGTGCCCGATATTGCTCTCGAGGATGACAAGACCGCGGAAGCATCCCAGGAG ACGGTCTGTCAAAGAATTGCGCAGGACATCGATCTGGGAAAATCGGTACGTGGCGGTCAGCTTCTGCAGCCGGAGCCGAATAGAAGTCCGAGAAACTCCCCGATACCTGATGAGTGCTCAAGGAATTCTCGCAGCTCTTCGATTTGCGAAGCGAATCGCAGCCCGAGAAACAGCTTGACGCCGGAGGCGAGTCGCTCGCCGAGAAACAGCTTTGCCCTCGACGCAACGATCGGCAGGAGTCCGAGACACTCCCTGACACCTGATGTCGCCCCGAGTCCGAGGAATCCTTTTCTGTCAGATCCTGCGCGACTCGGTTACGACAGAAGTCCGCGAAACAGTTTGGTACCCGAGGTGAACCGAGGGAAACGCAACGCTGCGTCGCCGGTCGAAGCTACGGCGCAAGGAACGaggaattggtttttttttacagaaaacaGCGCCTACGCCCCAAGTTCCAGACATCCCCGTGCCTCCGATGCCGAGCCTGATCACCGCGGTAGCGTCGCAAACCTCGAGTACGATCCAAGTACTCCGGAATTGCGGACGACACCGCGGAGCAATGCCGGACCGCCGGTGGACGCGAGTCGGAACCCTCGCGGCTCCGCTGTCCAggaatcgattaatcgaagccCGCGCAGCTCCATAACCCCAGAACCGAATCGTTTTCCCAGAGGCTCGATTTGTCCCGAATCAAATCGCAGCCCGAGAGGATCAATTGTCGGCCCTCACGAATCGAACAGATCGCCAAGAGGCAGCATAGCGGTTGGCCAAGTCGATAGAAATCAAATCGAGACCGATAACAGAAGTCCCAGGGGAAGCATAGGCACACGGGATGCCGAAAGGAATAACAGGGGTAGCCTTGGCGGCTCTCAGGATCGGAGGAGTCCCAGAGGCAGCCTCACCTTCCTCGAACCTCGCAGAGCTTCGGCTGACCAGG GAACTTCTCGGACCAGAAGCACCTCACCTTGCCGTCAAAACGAACGTCAAATTAACGCTGCCGGTAATCCGAGGTGCATCGGAAATTACGGAGCTCAGGCGAACCTGGGTTACGGAACGAACGCCTGGGCGGATTCCAGGAGAGCGAGTAGCTCTGTATCTCAG TTTTCCGGTGACGAATCACGTCGACTGTGCGGAGGTGCGTCGAGCGTTACGGAAAAGGGTGTCATAGATCCTGACACCCTGGCCGTTGCGACCTACGGCTCGCTGGCTTTCCAGTTGAAAGATGCTCACCTTGAGGCCGGCAGCACCTGCGACTTTGTTTCGAGAGCGCTGGGTGTCATCGGTAAGACGTTGGGTGTCACGATTTGTTTGGCTTGCTTGTCGGCCATGCCTCCCGTTATGCTGATCATGG GAAATTTTTGGATATTGAATATAAAGTGGCCAGATTACGCCCCTACCTTGTTTGAGCCGAACCGTTGGTGTGACAAGTCTCTTTACATCTTCTCGCTGGTTCACCTTTGCATCGTTTACGCAGCCCTGGCGGCCAGCATACTGGCTGCCGCAGCCCTGGCCGTATGCCGAATTCTTTCTTGCCCTTGGCCGGACAG GAAGATCGGGGAGCGAGTGCTATGGGTAGAGCTGGGAAACGGACATGGAACTTTTCAAAGAATCGAGCCCTGA
- the LOC124186086 gene encoding serine/arginine repetitive matrix protein 1-like isoform X1 — translation MLHRNTSSRRRRASRNAANSPQGNPTSVSPASTRGRRASVAAERPTALATLSNNGNLSERSPRGSIVPDIALEDDKTAEASQETVCQRIAQDIDLGKSVRGGQLLQPEPNRSPRNSPIPDECSRNSRSSSICEANRSPRNSLTPEASRSPRNSFALDATIGRSPRHSLTPDVAPSPRNPFLSDPARLGYDRSPRNSLVPEVNRGKRNAASPVEATAQGTRNWFFFTENSAYAPSSRHPRASDAEPDHRGSVANLEYDPSTPELRTTPRSNAGPPVDASRNPRGSAVQESINRSPRSSITPEPNRFPRGSICPESNRSPRGSIVGPHESNRSPRGSIAVGQVDRNQIETDNRSPRGSIGTRDAERNNRGSLGGSQDRRSPRGSLTFLEPRRASADQGTSRTRSTSPCRQNERQINAAGNPRCIGNYGAQANLGYGTNAWADSRRASSSVSQFSGDESRRLCGGASSVTEKGVIDPDTLAVATYGSLAFQLKDAHLEAGSTCDFVSRALGVIGKTLGVTICLACLSAMPPVMLIMGLQFIRDCPREPHIPVYMVVGGTLGGVRMLWTLYVQICSRRPEILSGPETGTHMSPTRLASLALSGFLAVWFVLGNFWILNIKWPDYAPTLFEPNRWCDKSLYIFSLVHLCIVYAALAASILAAAALAVCRILSCPWPDRKIGERVLWVELGNGHGTFQRIEP, via the exons ATGCTCCACCGCAACACATCATCGAGACGACGCCGGGCGTCGCGCAACGCCGCCAACTCTCCTCAGGGCAATCCAACCTCGGTATCACCTGCTAGCACGAGAGGTCGTCGTGCGTCGGTGGCAGCGGAGAGACCGACGGCTCTGGCGACTCTCTCAAACAACGGGAACCTTTCCGAAAGATCACCCAGAGGCAGTATTGTGCCCGATATTGCTCTCGAGGATGACAAGACCGCGGAAGCATCCCAGGAG ACGGTCTGTCAAAGAATTGCGCAGGACATCGATCTGGGAAAATCGGTACGTGGCGGTCAGCTTCTGCAGCCGGAGCCGAATAGAAGTCCGAGAAACTCCCCGATACCTGATGAGTGCTCAAGGAATTCTCGCAGCTCTTCGATTTGCGAAGCGAATCGCAGCCCGAGAAACAGCTTGACGCCGGAGGCGAGTCGCTCGCCGAGAAACAGCTTTGCCCTCGACGCAACGATCGGCAGGAGTCCGAGACACTCCCTGACACCTGATGTCGCCCCGAGTCCGAGGAATCCTTTTCTGTCAGATCCTGCGCGACTCGGTTACGACAGAAGTCCGCGAAACAGTTTGGTACCCGAGGTGAACCGAGGGAAACGCAACGCTGCGTCGCCGGTCGAAGCTACGGCGCAAGGAACGaggaattggtttttttttacagaaaacaGCGCCTACGCCCCAAGTTCCAGACATCCCCGTGCCTCCGATGCCGAGCCTGATCACCGCGGTAGCGTCGCAAACCTCGAGTACGATCCAAGTACTCCGGAATTGCGGACGACACCGCGGAGCAATGCCGGACCGCCGGTGGACGCGAGTCGGAACCCTCGCGGCTCCGCTGTCCAggaatcgattaatcgaagccCGCGCAGCTCCATAACCCCAGAACCGAATCGTTTTCCCAGAGGCTCGATTTGTCCCGAATCAAATCGCAGCCCGAGAGGATCAATTGTCGGCCCTCACGAATCGAACAGATCGCCAAGAGGCAGCATAGCGGTTGGCCAAGTCGATAGAAATCAAATCGAGACCGATAACAGAAGTCCCAGGGGAAGCATAGGCACACGGGATGCCGAAAGGAATAACAGGGGTAGCCTTGGCGGCTCTCAGGATCGGAGGAGTCCCAGAGGCAGCCTCACCTTCCTCGAACCTCGCAGAGCTTCGGCTGACCAGG GAACTTCTCGGACCAGAAGCACCTCACCTTGCCGTCAAAACGAACGTCAAATTAACGCTGCCGGTAATCCGAGGTGCATCGGAAATTACGGAGCTCAGGCGAACCTGGGTTACGGAACGAACGCCTGGGCGGATTCCAGGAGAGCGAGTAGCTCTGTATCTCAG TTTTCCGGTGACGAATCACGTCGACTGTGCGGAGGTGCGTCGAGCGTTACGGAAAAGGGTGTCATAGATCCTGACACCCTGGCCGTTGCGACCTACGGCTCGCTGGCTTTCCAGTTGAAAGATGCTCACCTTGAGGCCGGCAGCACCTGCGACTTTGTTTCGAGAGCGCTGGGTGTCATCGGTAAGACGTTGGGTGTCACGATTTGTTTGGCTTGCTTGTCGGCCATGCCTCCCGTTATGCTGATCATGG GTCTGCAGTTCATACGAGATTGTCCGAGGGAACCTCACATACCGGTATACATGGTCGTTGGCGGTACTTTGGGTGGTGTGCGTATGCTATGGACTCTCTACGTCCAAATTTGCTCCAGGAGACCGGAGATTCTTAGTGGTCCCGAAACTGGAACACACATGTCGCCAACGAGGCTCGCTTCCCTGGCGTTATCCGGTTTCTTGGCCGTATGGTTCGTGCTGG GAAATTTTTGGATATTGAATATAAAGTGGCCAGATTACGCCCCTACCTTGTTTGAGCCGAACCGTTGGTGTGACAAGTCTCTTTACATCTTCTCGCTGGTTCACCTTTGCATCGTTTACGCAGCCCTGGCGGCCAGCATACTGGCTGCCGCAGCCCTGGCCGTATGCCGAATTCTTTCTTGCCCTTGGCCGGACAG GAAGATCGGGGAGCGAGTGCTATGGGTAGAGCTGGGAAACGGACATGGAACTTTTCAAAGAATCGAGCCCTGA
- the LOC124186086 gene encoding serine/arginine repetitive matrix protein 1-like isoform X2 yields the protein MLHRNTSSRRRRASRNAANSPQGNPTSVSPASTRGRRASVAAERPTALATLSNNGNLSERSPRGSIVPDIALEDDKTAEASQETVCQRIAQDIDLGKSVRGGQLLQPEPNRSPRNSPIPDECSRNSRSSSICEANRSPRNSLTPEASRSPRNSFALDATIGRSPRHSLTPDVAPSPRNPFLSDPARLGYDRSPRNSLVPEVNRGKRNAASPVEATAQGTRNWFFFTENSAYAPSSRHPRASDAEPDHRGSVANLEYDPSTPELRTTPRSNAGPPVDASRNPRGSAVQESINRSPRSSITPEPNRFPRGSICPESNRSPRGSIVGPHESNRSPRGSIAVGQVDRNQIETDNRSPRGSIGTRDAERNNRGSLGGSQDRRSPRGSLTFLEPRRASADQGTSRTRSTSPCRQNERQINAAGNPRCIGNYGAQANLGYGTNAWADSRRASSSVSQFSGDESRRLCGGASSVTEKGVIDPDTLAVATYGSLAFQLKDAHLEAGSTCDFVSRALGVIGKTLGVTICLACLSAMPPVMLIMGLQFIRDCPREPHIPVYMVVGGTLGGVRMLWTLYVQICSRRPEILSGPETGTHMSPTRLASLALSGFLAVWFVLGNFWILNIKWPDYAPTLFEPNRWCDKSLYIFSLVHLCIVYAALAASILAAAALAVCRILSCPWPDRYK from the exons ATGCTCCACCGCAACACATCATCGAGACGACGCCGGGCGTCGCGCAACGCCGCCAACTCTCCTCAGGGCAATCCAACCTCGGTATCACCTGCTAGCACGAGAGGTCGTCGTGCGTCGGTGGCAGCGGAGAGACCGACGGCTCTGGCGACTCTCTCAAACAACGGGAACCTTTCCGAAAGATCACCCAGAGGCAGTATTGTGCCCGATATTGCTCTCGAGGATGACAAGACCGCGGAAGCATCCCAGGAG ACGGTCTGTCAAAGAATTGCGCAGGACATCGATCTGGGAAAATCGGTACGTGGCGGTCAGCTTCTGCAGCCGGAGCCGAATAGAAGTCCGAGAAACTCCCCGATACCTGATGAGTGCTCAAGGAATTCTCGCAGCTCTTCGATTTGCGAAGCGAATCGCAGCCCGAGAAACAGCTTGACGCCGGAGGCGAGTCGCTCGCCGAGAAACAGCTTTGCCCTCGACGCAACGATCGGCAGGAGTCCGAGACACTCCCTGACACCTGATGTCGCCCCGAGTCCGAGGAATCCTTTTCTGTCAGATCCTGCGCGACTCGGTTACGACAGAAGTCCGCGAAACAGTTTGGTACCCGAGGTGAACCGAGGGAAACGCAACGCTGCGTCGCCGGTCGAAGCTACGGCGCAAGGAACGaggaattggtttttttttacagaaaacaGCGCCTACGCCCCAAGTTCCAGACATCCCCGTGCCTCCGATGCCGAGCCTGATCACCGCGGTAGCGTCGCAAACCTCGAGTACGATCCAAGTACTCCGGAATTGCGGACGACACCGCGGAGCAATGCCGGACCGCCGGTGGACGCGAGTCGGAACCCTCGCGGCTCCGCTGTCCAggaatcgattaatcgaagccCGCGCAGCTCCATAACCCCAGAACCGAATCGTTTTCCCAGAGGCTCGATTTGTCCCGAATCAAATCGCAGCCCGAGAGGATCAATTGTCGGCCCTCACGAATCGAACAGATCGCCAAGAGGCAGCATAGCGGTTGGCCAAGTCGATAGAAATCAAATCGAGACCGATAACAGAAGTCCCAGGGGAAGCATAGGCACACGGGATGCCGAAAGGAATAACAGGGGTAGCCTTGGCGGCTCTCAGGATCGGAGGAGTCCCAGAGGCAGCCTCACCTTCCTCGAACCTCGCAGAGCTTCGGCTGACCAGG GAACTTCTCGGACCAGAAGCACCTCACCTTGCCGTCAAAACGAACGTCAAATTAACGCTGCCGGTAATCCGAGGTGCATCGGAAATTACGGAGCTCAGGCGAACCTGGGTTACGGAACGAACGCCTGGGCGGATTCCAGGAGAGCGAGTAGCTCTGTATCTCAG TTTTCCGGTGACGAATCACGTCGACTGTGCGGAGGTGCGTCGAGCGTTACGGAAAAGGGTGTCATAGATCCTGACACCCTGGCCGTTGCGACCTACGGCTCGCTGGCTTTCCAGTTGAAAGATGCTCACCTTGAGGCCGGCAGCACCTGCGACTTTGTTTCGAGAGCGCTGGGTGTCATCGGTAAGACGTTGGGTGTCACGATTTGTTTGGCTTGCTTGTCGGCCATGCCTCCCGTTATGCTGATCATGG GTCTGCAGTTCATACGAGATTGTCCGAGGGAACCTCACATACCGGTATACATGGTCGTTGGCGGTACTTTGGGTGGTGTGCGTATGCTATGGACTCTCTACGTCCAAATTTGCTCCAGGAGACCGGAGATTCTTAGTGGTCCCGAAACTGGAACACACATGTCGCCAACGAGGCTCGCTTCCCTGGCGTTATCCGGTTTCTTGGCCGTATGGTTCGTGCTGG GAAATTTTTGGATATTGAATATAAAGTGGCCAGATTACGCCCCTACCTTGTTTGAGCCGAACCGTTGGTGTGACAAGTCTCTTTACATCTTCTCGCTGGTTCACCTTTGCATCGTTTACGCAGCCCTGGCGGCCAGCATACTGGCTGCCGCAGCCCTGGCCGTATGCCGAATTCTTTCTTGCCCTTGGCCGGACAG ATACAAATAA